In Thermodesulfobacteriota bacterium, the DNA window GACGAAGACCCGGCCCCGGGGCAGCCGGCCGCGGGGCAAACGGACGGGCGCCCGCCCCTTCCTCCCGGGCGCGCGCTTCGTTTACGGCGAGGGCCCGCCCCTTGAAGAGCTGTTGGTTGAACCGGCGGATGGCGTCCTCGGCCTGGGCGCGGTCGCCGAACTCCACGAAGGCGAATCCCCGGGGCTTGCCCGTCTCCCGGTCGGTGGGGATCCGAACGTACGACGGCGGCCCGGACGCCGAGAAGAGCTCTTTGAGCTCCGCCTCGGTCACGTCGAACGAGAGGTTTCCCACGAAAAGACGAACCGACATTTCTCCTCCTCTGACGGTGCCGGGGGCCTTGTCTTTGCCCAGGGGCGGCGCCCTCCGGCCGTGG includes these proteins:
- a CDS encoding RNA-binding protein translates to MSVRLFVGNLSFDVTEAELKELFSASGPPSYVRIPTDRETGKPRGFAFVEFGDRAQAEDAIRRFNQQLFKGRALAVNEARAREEGAGARPFAPRPAAPGPGLRPAPRPRPTEPLAGSDETGAPGQPRGTFGPDARPRNRRKREGTGVREERVPKGPLRERNTGQIFSGGDEEEGDEELLDDFTLWKREEPKDDES